One segment of Paenibacillus rhizovicinus DNA contains the following:
- a CDS encoding 5-oxoprolinase subunit C family protein, which yields MPGAEYGQFREAARTALTRERFRVAPASDRMGVRLEGPPLERSDSAELLSHGVVAGTIQVPAGGTPIILAADSQTTGGYPKIAHVVSVDLPLLAQCKPGSRVTFKEITLAEAQRLQLEFEREMRLLAAVMTFTTFY from the coding sequence ATGCCGGGCGCCGAGTACGGGCAGTTCCGCGAAGCGGCCCGTACGGCGCTGACGCGGGAGCGCTTCCGCGTGGCTCCCGCGTCCGATCGCATGGGGGTCCGTCTCGAAGGCCCCCCGCTGGAACGCAGCGACAGCGCGGAACTGCTGTCGCACGGCGTCGTCGCCGGCACGATTCAGGTGCCGGCCGGCGGGACGCCGATCATACTCGCCGCCGACTCCCAAACCACTGGCGGCTACCCCAAAATCGCCCATGTCGTCTCGGTCGACCTGCCGCTCCTCGCGCAGTGCAAACCGGGCAGCCGGGTAACCTTCAAAGAAATTACGCTGGCGGAAGCCCAGCGGCTGCAGCTCGAATTCGAGCGGGAAATGCGGCTGCTGGCCGCCGTTATGACATTCACAACATTTTATTAG
- a CDS encoding LamB/YcsF family protein → MIRNDVSPTDRRFIDLNCDFGESFGAYTFGQDRELLACVTSVNIACGFHAGDPHTIREAADRSVQAGVAIGAHPGLPDRLGFGRREMAVSPQEVYDYTLYQIGALDAFVRAAGGTLRHVKPHGALYHMAGREPELAEAFVRAVRVYDPALILYAQSGSVLLSEAERQGVRGAAEVFADRTYRTDGSLTPRTQPNAVLQSAEEALAQTLDIIASGHVTTSDGTRIALQGDTVCLHGDGLHAALFAARLHQGLIAAGIALRPPHRP, encoded by the coding sequence ATGATACGTAACGACGTTTCGCCGACGGACCGGCGCTTCATCGACCTCAACTGCGATTTCGGAGAAAGTTTCGGTGCCTATACCTTCGGCCAAGACCGGGAATTGCTAGCCTGCGTGACTTCCGTCAATATCGCCTGCGGCTTTCATGCGGGGGATCCCCATACGATCCGCGAAGCGGCGGACCGGTCCGTTCAAGCCGGCGTCGCGATCGGCGCGCATCCCGGCCTGCCGGACCGGCTGGGCTTCGGCCGCCGCGAGATGGCAGTCAGTCCGCAGGAAGTCTATGATTACACGCTCTACCAGATTGGCGCGCTGGATGCGTTCGTTCGCGCCGCCGGCGGAACGTTGCGCCATGTCAAACCGCATGGCGCCCTTTACCATATGGCCGGACGCGAACCGGAGCTTGCCGAAGCGTTCGTCCGGGCAGTCCGCGTTTACGATCCGGCACTGATTCTCTACGCGCAGTCGGGAAGCGTGCTGCTGAGCGAAGCCGAGCGCCAGGGCGTTCGCGGGGCGGCAGAAGTTTTCGCCGACCGCACCTATCGGACGGATGGCAGCTTGACGCCCAGAACGCAGCCGAACGCCGTTCTCCAAAGCGCGGAAGAAGCGCTGGCTCAAACGCTGGACATCATCGCCTCCGGCCATGTGACGACAAGCGATGGGACGCGCATCGCTCTCCAAGGGGACACGGTTTGTCTGCACGGCGACGGCCTGCACGCAGCGCTGTTCGCCGCTCGACTTCATCAAGGTTTAATCGCAGCAGGTATCGCACTACGCCCGCCACATCGTCCATAA
- a CDS encoding putative bifunctional diguanylate cyclase/phosphodiesterase has protein sequence MSINRAEKITMGTAFAAILSFVLLRIFHHELYGAIPKKPFLFLHSGMELLGFAVSFTMLVLGWMFFVKSLSKHRLYTAALFGAVGLFDLLHELTLEGMPFYRLIGAMPMTLLFTLTAQLAGSIGVFIIFRVNDEQVPAGRRLPAFMSAFVLAGALSVLIYKLTPNVVPLFDTVAHVKQLRFASESIIAFAYIGTIFMVLYRNRNERPQAMLTIVQSMVFFLLSDLQFMLSVYAHNSDMLIGHAYKLAGYYFLMKGIYYVTIEEPFQQYKRTESRINFLAYHDELTGLSNRRLLKEQLNEELKLAQLSNGRIAVFLLDIDRFKTINDALGHSFGDRMLQAVSERLRLAAGNTNRVYRMGGDEFVMLMPNLEAEADAAQVEKQAKSIMGLFDAPFVLDEAEYHITISLGVSFYPQDGDSVEVLLKNADTALYSAKAHRNEYSSYEPEMNRKAHDRLRLESDLRRAIDEEQFALAYQPLVNLNSGKVVGVEALVRWHHPKRGLLPPSEFIPLTEENGLILQLGEWVLGAACRQNKLWQDSGLPPMMMSVNLSMRQFRQHQLADRIKAILEQSGMPPKYLELEITESMTSDVEFAADTLSSLKELGVQISIDDFGTGYSSLSSLKRFPIDKLKIDRCFVNDVTKGGSDAAIVSTITTMAKNLKLKVTAEGVENDEQIQFLRERNCEEAQGYYFTQPIPANLFENWFRHRSQTA, from the coding sequence ATGTCGATAAACCGGGCGGAAAAAATAACGATGGGGACCGCTTTCGCCGCCATTCTAAGCTTTGTTCTTCTGCGGATCTTCCATCACGAGCTGTACGGGGCGATTCCGAAGAAACCCTTCCTGTTCCTCCATTCCGGCATGGAACTGCTGGGCTTTGCCGTGAGCTTTACGATGCTTGTATTAGGCTGGATGTTCTTCGTTAAATCCTTGTCAAAGCATCGCTTGTATACGGCAGCGCTGTTCGGAGCAGTGGGCTTGTTTGATCTGCTGCACGAATTGACACTGGAAGGAATGCCGTTCTACCGGCTCATCGGAGCCATGCCCATGACGCTTCTGTTTACGTTAACGGCGCAATTGGCGGGCTCCATAGGGGTGTTCATTATTTTCCGCGTCAACGATGAACAGGTACCCGCCGGCAGACGGCTCCCGGCGTTTATGTCAGCGTTCGTTCTTGCCGGCGCGCTGTCCGTGCTGATTTACAAGCTGACGCCGAATGTGGTGCCGCTGTTCGATACCGTAGCGCATGTGAAGCAGCTGCGATTTGCATCGGAGTCCATCATCGCATTCGCGTATATCGGCACGATTTTCATGGTGTTGTACCGCAACAGGAACGAGCGGCCGCAGGCGATGCTTACGATCGTGCAATCGATGGTGTTCTTCCTGTTGTCGGATCTGCAATTCATGCTCAGCGTCTATGCGCATAACAGCGATATGCTGATCGGCCATGCGTATAAGCTGGCAGGTTACTACTTCTTAATGAAGGGCATCTATTACGTCACGATCGAGGAGCCGTTCCAGCAGTACAAACGGACGGAATCCCGCATCAACTTCCTTGCGTACCACGATGAGCTTACCGGGTTGTCCAACCGCCGACTGCTGAAGGAGCAGCTGAACGAGGAACTGAAGCTCGCCCAGCTGAGCAACGGCCGCATCGCCGTATTTCTGCTCGACATCGATCGCTTCAAGACGATCAACGATGCGCTCGGGCACTCGTTCGGCGACCGGATGCTGCAAGCCGTCTCCGAACGGCTTCGCCTGGCGGCGGGCAATACGAATCGCGTTTACCGGATGGGCGGTGACGAATTCGTAATGCTCATGCCGAATTTGGAGGCGGAAGCGGACGCGGCCCAGGTGGAGAAACAGGCGAAATCGATCATGGGCTTATTCGACGCTCCGTTCGTTCTGGATGAAGCGGAGTATCATATTACGATCAGCCTCGGGGTATCGTTCTACCCGCAGGACGGGGACAGCGTCGAAGTCTTGCTTAAGAACGCGGATACGGCCTTGTATTCGGCCAAAGCACATCGCAACGAGTATTCCAGCTACGAGCCCGAGATGAACCGCAAAGCGCATGATCGGCTGCGGCTGGAGAGCGATCTGCGGCGGGCGATCGACGAGGAACAGTTCGCGCTCGCTTATCAGCCGCTCGTCAATTTAAACAGCGGCAAAGTGGTCGGCGTGGAAGCGCTGGTGCGCTGGCATCACCCGAAGCGCGGCTTGCTCCCGCCGAGCGAGTTTATTCCGCTCACGGAGGAGAACGGACTGATCCTGCAGCTGGGGGAATGGGTGCTGGGCGCTGCCTGCAGGCAAAATAAGCTGTGGCAGGATTCCGGACTTCCGCCGATGATGATGTCGGTCAATCTGTCCATGCGTCAGTTCAGGCAGCATCAGCTGGCAGACCGGATCAAAGCGATTTTGGAGCAGTCAGGCATGCCGCCGAAATATTTGGAGCTGGAAATAACGGAAAGCATGACGAGCGACGTGGAGTTTGCCGCTGACACGCTGTCGAGCTTGAAGGAGCTTGGCGTGCAAATCAGCATCGACGATTTCGGAACGGGCTATAGCTCGCTCAGCTCGCTCAAGCGTTTCCCGATCGATAAGCTGAAGATCGACCGCTGCTTCGTGAACGACGTGACCAAAGGCGGCAGCGATGCCGCGATCGTCTCGACCATTACGACGATGGCGAAGAACCTGAAGCTGAAAGTGACGGCCGAGGGCGTCGAGAACGACGAACAGATTCAGTTCCTGCGCGAACGGAATTGCGAAGAAGCGCAAGGCTATTATTTCACGCAGCCGATTCCGGCGAATTTGTTCGAGAATTGGTTCCGGCATCGCAGCCAAACCGCGTAA
- a CDS encoding gamma-glutamylcyclotransferase family protein — protein sequence MSERELSVFIYGTLLPGQSNHDVAAPFIRRMEPGVVRGRLVDYGAYPAMLRDAETHAGKMRVRGLWITVNEQGLKQMDELEQFYGIEEENDYDRVWAEDLESPLRQGWVYVWDHPRGCPAIKGNYWPDHLARKEGRNQA from the coding sequence ATGAGCGAGCGAGAACTGTCGGTATTTATATACGGCACCCTGCTGCCCGGACAAAGCAATCATGATGTCGCGGCTCCGTTCATCCGCCGGATGGAGCCCGGTGTCGTCCGCGGACGGCTTGTCGATTATGGAGCGTATCCCGCAATGCTGCGCGACGCAGAAACACACGCAGGCAAGATGCGCGTGCGCGGGTTATGGATTACCGTGAATGAGCAAGGTTTGAAGCAGATGGATGAGCTGGAACAGTTTTACGGCATCGAAGAGGAGAACGATTACGATCGGGTGTGGGCGGAGGATCTGGAATCGCCTTTAAGGCAGGGCTGGGTGTACGTGTGGGACCATCCGCGGGGCTGTCCGGCCATAAAGGGGAATTACTGGCCGGATCATCTGGCCCGCAAGGAAGGTCGAAACCAGGCTTAG
- a CDS encoding ribonucleotide-diphosphate reductase subunit beta: MELQKKKLFNEEGDRDWGKRRMIGGNTTNLIELNNVKYDWATKMYRNMMNNFWIPEEIPLAQDAKDYKHLSLSERNSYDKIISFLIFLDSLQTANLPNINEYITAPEVNLCLTVQTFQEAVHSQSYSYILDSVCAPEVRDQIYNLWREDKNLLKRNRFITDLYENFIANPSSQNLIKTIMANYILEGIYFYSGFSFFYALGRQGKMLGTVSEIKYIQRDELTHLALFQGIFREIRKENAEMFTPVLIEELRQMMRTAVEHEIEWGKYITNNQIPGLTDEIIDAYIKFLSNERLRKLNLEILYPEIVEHPMRWVESFSNMNGMKTDFFEQKVTNYSKSSNLNWGDL; this comes from the coding sequence TGATCGGCGGTAACACCACGAACCTCATCGAGCTGAACAACGTTAAATACGACTGGGCCACGAAGATGTACCGGAACATGATGAACAACTTCTGGATTCCGGAAGAGATTCCGCTTGCCCAGGATGCCAAAGACTACAAACACCTGTCGCTCTCCGAGCGTAACAGCTACGATAAAATCATCAGCTTCTTGATCTTCCTTGATTCGCTGCAAACGGCGAATCTGCCGAATATCAACGAGTACATTACGGCACCCGAAGTTAATCTCTGTCTGACTGTACAGACGTTCCAGGAAGCCGTTCACAGCCAATCCTACTCTTATATTTTAGACAGCGTCTGTGCTCCGGAGGTACGTGACCAGATTTACAATCTGTGGCGCGAGGACAAAAACCTGTTGAAACGCAACCGGTTCATCACTGACCTCTACGAGAATTTTATTGCGAATCCTTCGTCGCAGAACCTGATCAAGACGATTATGGCGAACTATATTCTCGAAGGCATCTACTTCTACAGCGGCTTCAGCTTCTTCTATGCCCTGGGCCGTCAAGGCAAGATGCTCGGAACGGTATCCGAAATCAAATACATCCAGCGCGATGAATTGACTCACTTGGCGCTGTTCCAAGGGATCTTCCGCGAAATCCGCAAGGAAAACGCCGAAATGTTCACGCCGGTTCTGATCGAAGAGCTGCGTCAAATGATGCGCACTGCCGTCGAACACGAGATCGAGTGGGGCAAATACATCACGAACAATCAAATTCCCGGTTTGACGGACGAAATTATCGACGCCTACATCAAATTCCTGTCCAACGAGCGTTTGCGCAAGTTGAACCTGGAGATCTTGTATCCGGAGATCGTTGAACATCCGATGCGATGGGTCGAAAGCTTCAGCAACATGAACGGCATGAAAACCGACTTCTTCGAGCAGAAGGTCACGAACTACAGCAAATCGTCCAACCTCAACTGGGGCGATCTGTAA